The Methanococcus voltae genome has a window encoding:
- a CDS encoding malate dehydrogenase — protein sequence MEISVIGASGKIGSQLSFLLAREKYIKNINLVAREKSLNMLEGVKMDIYDALAASGRDAEIKIHSDTEIENLCNSDMIIVTSGAKRNGNMSRLDLAKTNAKIIKNYSKEIAKHCDTKIFMVSNPVDVMTYKALMESGYDKSKVFGLGTHLDSMRFKVAIAKFFDVHIDDVRARIVGEHGDSMVPLISSAAIGGIPVRRLPNYENFPYYDILNSIKTHGKRINGLKNGSEYGPASAIVNIVKCMANNDRRLLTLSTFLEDEIEGIEGNACVGVPVKVGKKGIEEIIPIKMEDWEYNSFKKSVDVLRDYCKSVADI from the coding sequence ATGGAGATATCTGTTATAGGGGCTTCCGGTAAAATTGGTTCACAACTATCATTTTTATTGGCACGTGAGAAATACATTAAAAATATTAACCTTGTGGCTCGTGAAAAATCATTGAATATGCTTGAAGGCGTAAAAATGGATATCTATGATGCTTTAGCAGCTTCTGGGCGAGATGCTGAAATAAAAATTCATAGTGATACAGAAATTGAAAATTTATGTAACAGTGATATGATAATTGTAACATCCGGGGCTAAACGTAACGGCAATATGTCCCGTTTGGATTTAGCAAAGACTAACGCCAAAATTATAAAAAATTATTCAAAAGAGATTGCGAAGCACTGTGATACTAAAATATTTATGGTATCTAATCCGGTAGATGTAATGACATACAAAGCACTAATGGAAAGTGGATACGATAAAAGCAAGGTGTTTGGGTTAGGTACGCACTTGGATTCGATGCGTTTTAAGGTGGCAATCGCTAAATTTTTTGATGTCCATATAGATGATGTTAGGGCGAGGATTGTTGGTGAACATGGCGACAGTATGGTACCGTTGATAAGCTCTGCAGCTATTGGTGGTATCCCAGTGCGTAGATTACCGAATTATGAAAATTTCCCTTACTATGATATCTTAAATAGTATAAAAACACACGGGAAACGTATAAATGGGTTAAAAAACGGCTCTGAATATGGTCCTGCGTCTGCAATAGTTAATATTGTTAAATGTATGGCGAACAATGATAGGAGATTATTAACGTTATCCACATTTCTCGAAGATGAAATAGAAGGTATAGAAGGTAATGCCTGTGTAGGAGTACCAGTAAAAGTTGGTAAAAAAGGAATCGAAGAAATAATACCAATTAAAATGGAAGATTGGGAATACAACTCGTTTAAAAAATCTGTAGATGTACTTAGGGATTACTGCAAATCTGTTGCAGATATCTAA
- the hisG gene encoding ATP phosphoribosyltransferase, protein MILLALPNKGRISKPVNEILEKAGLKITVRGRSLFANTVDDEIKVMFARAKDIPEFVADGVADVGVTGYDLMLERDTEDKIDTLLDFKFGSARLVIASPENSEINSLEDIKDGMKIATEFPCLTRKYLEKKGLNLEIIELSGATEIAPFIGIADLICDLTSTGTTLKLNRLKEVCEVVSSTTRLVANKNALEDEEKARKISELMNAIRSVMYAQSKRLIMLNAPKSNVEEIIKVIPGMNGPTISEVKSYQNTDVPMVAIQAVVEENQIFTIVNQLEKLDGRDILVVPIERIIN, encoded by the coding sequence ATGATATTACTTGCACTACCAAACAAAGGAAGAATTTCAAAACCAGTTAATGAAATATTAGAAAAAGCGGGTTTAAAAATAACCGTTAGAGGAAGAAGCTTATTTGCAAACACTGTTGACGACGAAATAAAAGTAATGTTTGCGAGAGCGAAAGATATTCCTGAATTTGTAGCCGATGGCGTTGCAGACGTTGGAGTTACGGGCTACGATTTAATGTTGGAAAGGGATACTGAAGATAAAATTGATACACTTCTTGATTTTAAATTTGGAAGCGCTAGATTAGTTATCGCATCCCCAGAAAATTCTGAAATAAACAGTCTTGAAGATATTAAAGACGGAATGAAAATAGCTACGGAATTCCCTTGTTTAACCAGAAAATATTTGGAGAAAAAGGGTTTAAACCTTGAAATAATCGAGTTAAGTGGTGCTACAGAAATAGCTCCATTTATTGGGATTGCCGATTTAATTTGTGACTTAACATCTACAGGTACAACCTTAAAATTAAACAGACTTAAGGAAGTTTGTGAAGTAGTTTCATCAACGACGAGACTTGTAGCAAATAAAAACGCTCTTGAAGATGAGGAAAAAGCTAGAAAAATAAGCGAATTGATGAATGCAATAAGAAGCGTTATGTATGCACAATCTAAAAGGCTTATCATGTTAAACGCGCCAAAAAGTAACGTAGAAGAAATTATAAAGGTTATTCCAGGTATGAATGGACCTACAATCTCCGAAGTAAAATCATATCAAAATACCGATGTGCCAATGGTTGCAATACAAGCTGTTGTAGAGGAAAATCAGATATTTACAATCGTTAATCAGTTGGAAAAATTAGATGGAAGAGATATTTTAGTTGTACCAATTGAAAGAATTATAAACTAA
- the gatB gene encoding Asp-tRNA(Asn)/Glu-tRNA(Gln) amidotransferase subunit GatB, with amino-acid sequence MSDDLSMKCGLEIHVQVDTNSKLFCMCPTNYKDVEPNTNVCPVCMGHPGAKPMPPNKEAIDVAIMVAKMLGCEMVYDKDIYFQRKHYNYPDLPSGYQKTSVPIGVKGNFLGVEITEVHLEEDPGQYKPDLGTVDYNRSGTPLVEIVTEPDMKSPEEAREFLRQLMRLFRYIGHLRGEGTMRADTNISINYNGVQGKRVEVKNVNSIKGVFKVLKYEIIRQKNVLRRGGEIKMETRAFMEAQMITKSMRSKETADDYRYVPDPDIQPIVLDHGWVEIVKERMPETPIDKEKRFVEEYGIKEDDAKVLVSDLELADVFEKVVSHFGADEKSIALSVTWIRNELKRVLTYNKVDFVDSGLTTEQIVELIESITNKTISQKIGKRIIELMVENKGEKSPKQIIAEEGLTVVGDDSELEQFCEEAIKNSTVAVEDYKSGNNKALNSIVGQVMKLTRGRAEPGKVVKILKSKLD; translated from the coding sequence ATGAGCGATGATTTGTCAATGAAATGTGGACTTGAAATTCACGTACAAGTGGATACAAATTCAAAATTATTTTGTATGTGCCCTACAAACTACAAAGATGTAGAACCAAACACGAACGTATGTCCTGTATGTATGGGTCATCCAGGTGCAAAACCAATGCCACCTAACAAAGAAGCAATCGATGTTGCAATTATGGTTGCTAAAATGTTAGGCTGTGAAATGGTTTATGATAAAGATATCTATTTCCAAAGGAAACATTACAACTACCCTGATTTACCAAGCGGATATCAAAAAACTTCCGTACCTATTGGAGTAAAAGGTAACTTCTTAGGCGTTGAAATTACAGAAGTTCACTTGGAAGAAGACCCTGGGCAATATAAACCTGATTTAGGTACTGTAGACTACAACAGGAGCGGTACTCCATTAGTAGAGATAGTTACCGAACCAGATATGAAAAGCCCTGAAGAAGCAAGGGAATTCTTAAGACAGTTAATGAGATTGTTTAGATACATTGGTCACCTTAGGGGAGAAGGTACCATGAGAGCAGATACAAACATATCCATTAATTACAACGGCGTTCAAGGTAAAAGAGTTGAAGTTAAAAACGTTAACTCAATAAAAGGTGTTTTCAAAGTATTAAAGTATGAAATCATCAGACAAAAGAACGTATTAAGAAGGGGCGGAGAAATTAAAATGGAAACAAGGGCTTTTATGGAAGCTCAGATGATTACAAAGTCCATGAGAAGCAAGGAAACCGCTGACGATTATAGGTACGTTCCTGACCCGGATATACAACCTATCGTATTAGACCATGGATGGGTTGAGATAGTTAAAGAAAGAATGCCTGAAACTCCTATCGACAAGGAAAAAAGATTTGTTGAAGAGTATGGTATTAAAGAAGATGACGCTAAAGTTTTAGTTTCAGACCTTGAACTTGCAGATGTGTTTGAAAAAGTAGTTTCACACTTTGGAGCAGATGAAAAAAGCATTGCTTTATCTGTAACATGGATTAGAAACGAATTAAAAAGAGTTCTTACGTACAATAAAGTTGATTTCGTAGATAGTGGATTAACAACCGAACAAATCGTTGAGTTAATCGAATCAATCACCAACAAAACCATTAGCCAGAAAATCGGTAAAAGAATTATCGAATTAATGGTTGAAAACAAGGGTGAAAAGTCACCGAAACAAATTATTGCGGAAGAAGGTCTTACCGTTGTGGGTGACGATAGCGAATTAGAACAATTCTGTGAAGAAGCTATTAAAAATAGTACTGTAGCGGTTGAAGATTACAAATCTGGAAACAATAAAGCTCTTAACTCAATTGTTGGGCAAGTTATGAAATTAACACGTGGTAGGGCAGAACCTGGAAAGGTTGTAAAAATATTGAAATCTAAGTTAGATTAA